A genomic region of Eucalyptus grandis isolate ANBG69807.140 chromosome 5, ASM1654582v1, whole genome shotgun sequence contains the following coding sequences:
- the LOC104446712 gene encoding aquaporin NIP1-1-like encodes MAFRLLKLIIICREFRTFGTKRFDPKLLKMLQLIAEVFGTYFLIFAGCGSVAVNLDNEKVVTLPGISMVWGLAVMVLVYSVGHISGAHFNPAVTIAFATCRRFPWNEVPSYITAQVIGSTLACGTLRLLFTGKLNHFVGTQPAGSDVQAFVFEFIITFYLMFIVSGVGTDNRARGEFAGLVVGATVLLNVLFAGPITGASMNPARSLGPAIVSHHYAKLWIYIVAPIVGAISGAWVYNLIRFTDKPIR; translated from the exons ATGGCATTTAGACTCCTCAAACTTATAATAATATGCAGAGAATTTAGGACTTTCGGTACGAAAAGGTTTGATCCCAAATTACTCAAAATGTTGCAGTTGATCGCGGAGGTCTTTGGGACGTACTTCTTGATATTCGCCGGTTGCGGGTCGGTGGCGGTGAACTTGGACAACGAAAAGGTGGTGACGCTTCCAGGGATATCGATGGTGTGGGGTTTGGCGGTGATGGTGTTGGTGTACTCGGTCGGGCACATCTCCGGCGCCCATTTCAACCCGGCCGTCACCATTGCTTTCGCCACCTGCAGGAGGTTTCCATGGAATGAGGTGC CTTCCTATATAACGGCGCAAGTTATTGGATCGACATTGGCGTGCGGGACGCTGCGGTTGCTCTTCACCGGAAAGCTCAATCATTTCGTGGGGACACAACCGGCCGGTTCGGATGTGCAAGCGTTCGTCTTTGAGTTCATCATCACTTTTTACCTCATGTTCATCGTCTCCGGCGTTGGCACCGACAATAGAGCA AGAGGAGAATTCGCCGGTCTTGTTGTCGGTGCAACCGTCTTGCTCAACGTGTTGTTTGCAGG GCCAATAACGGGAGCATCAATGAACCCGGCAAGGAGCTTGGGTCCGGCGATAGTGTCTCACCATTACGCCAAGCTGTGGATCTACATCGTGGCACCAATAGTCGGGGCAATTTCCGGGGCATGGGTCTACAACCTGATCCGGTTCACCGACAAGCCCATCCGATAA
- the LOC104444962 gene encoding LOW QUALITY PROTEIN: 60S ribosomal protein L27 (The sequence of the model RefSeq protein was modified relative to this genomic sequence to represent the inferred CDS: inserted 1 base in 1 codon) — MVKFLKPGKAVVVLQGRYAGRKAVIVRNFDDGTRDRPYGHCLVAGIKKYPAKVIKKDSAKKTAKKSRVKAFVKLVNYRHLMPXRYTLDVDLKDAVAVDSLQSKDKKVTAAKEAKKRLEERFKTGKNRWFFTKLRF; from the exons ATGGTGAAGTTCCTCAAGCCCGGGAAGGCGGTGGTCGTGCTGCAGGGCCGGTACGCCGGCCGGAAGGCCGTCATCGTCCGGAACTTCGACGACGGCACGCGGGACCGCCCCTACGGCCACTGCCTCGTCGCCGGGATCAAGAAGTACCCGGCCAAGGTCATCAAGAAGGACTCCGCCAAGAAGACCGCCAAGAAGTCGCGGGTCAAGGCGTTCGTGAAGCTCGTCAACTACCGCCACCTGATGC ACCGCTACACCCTCGACGTCGACCTCAAGGACGCCGTCGCCGTCGACTCCCTCCAGAGCAAGGACAAGAAGGTCACCGCCGCCAAGGAGGCCAAGAAGCGGCTCGAGGAGCGGTTCAAGACCGGCAAGAACAGGTGGTTCTTCACCAAGCTCAGGTTCTGA
- the LOC104444791 gene encoding uncharacterized protein LOC104444791, whose product MGQGQEVKTRNDPQVEIQERGEIFFFYRPKVEREAAHGADDVQRLYIVLRPESGERPVEEKQDPHSGKEGADPNSSDKATVEGGHGSQEVNIEKQALLRLIVMGKKSLPDPSKRSRPHWGFVEMVTTKIDDIKSALKAEEYDTSTRGHRHTAAARALGEGVYRILRHKSKGKKAHTHLIYKLEFPPEDEKQEPQESLNIEREGSFLIQIKNPDQHGAGPSQFRGLQSKRKAVFPAHLQGQFGQLRYSPADPPDFLNYEGCELLLISASDDIEEELGLELKAEGEADPSCSDLLETFGETAPVDALLRGTWV is encoded by the exons ATGGGTCAAGGCCAGGAAGTGAAGACCAGAAATGATCCCCAAGTCGAAATTCAG GAAAGAGGGGAGATATTCTTCTTCTATAGGCCCAAGGTGGAGAGAGAAGCAGCTCATGGCGCCGACGACGTGCAGCGCCTTTACATAGTCCTCCGCCCAGAGTCCGGCGAGAGGCCTGTCGAGGAGAAGCAAGATCCCCACTCCGGCAAGGAAGGCGCCGACCCCAATTCCAGTGACAAGGCCACCGTGGAAGGTGGCCACGGTAGCCAG GAAGTGAACATCGAGAAGCAGGCGCTGTTGAGGTTGATAGTGATGGGGAAGAAGAGTCTTCCGGACCCGAGCAAACGGAGCCGACCTCACTGGGGGTTTGTGGAGATGGTCACTACCAAGATCGATGATATCAAGTCGGCTCTTAAAGcag AGGAGTATGACACTTCCACAAGGGGACACCGCCACACGGCTGCAGCCAGAGCGTTGGGGGAGGGAGTGTACCGCATACTTAGACACAAATCCAAGGGGAAGAAAGCGCACACGCATCTCATATACAAGCTCGAATTCCCTCCGGAAGATGAGAAGCAGGAGCCCCAGGAGTCACTCAACATCGAAAGAGAAGGGTCCTTCCTCATCCAGATCAAGAACCCCGACCAGCACGGTGCCGGCCCTTCCCAGTTCAGGGGACTCCAGAGCAAGCGCAAGGCGGTGTTCCCCGCCCACCTACAGGGACAGTTCGGGCAGTTGAGGTACAGCCCGGCTGACCCGCCCGACTTCCTGAACTACGAAGGGTGTGAGTTGCTGTTGATATCGGCATCGGACGACATAGAGGAAGAGCTGGGGTTAGAGCTCAAAGCGGAAGGAGAGGCCGATCCCTCATGTTCCGATCTGCTCGAGACGTTCGGGGAAACTGCACCCGTGGATGCCCTCCTCCGGGGCACCTGGGTCTGA